In a genomic window of Rhododendron vialii isolate Sample 1 chromosome 12a, ASM3025357v1:
- the LOC131311037 gene encoding uncharacterized protein LOC131311037 codes for MVSRNIDNGDAGMSREKIGNERRNGSGKHGNGTERSKRKYALETGKKGDSARMVRTQDSVHTVEDFFKQGSVHTEYGAEIASRISDIRDSGPSIENIGNPTEHDQKPRLIGELHEQIAKMKDHMKQIEEIHAREIAIKDKKIESLDESVLVLLSENSKLWDQLTETAVHEVTQKYRPMKPEEQEHSMITRMRARMRKDTQKEEYEYGCKRKRPTSELSKVDAEVDPNGVIDVENFIAGPEKGPFKTKPIRNLRTNTMHRLLSSEEKAKIKKMWEEAYTRYRCGMFRVC; via the exons ATGGTTTCTAGGAACATAGATAATGGCGATGCTGGAATGTCAAGGGAAAAGATTGGAAATGAGAGGAGAAATGGATCAGGAAAACATGGTAATGGGACTGAACGTAGTAAGCGTAAATATGCATTGGAGACTGGTAAAAAGGGGGATTCAGCGAGGATGGTAAGAACTCAGGATAGTGTGCACACGGTGGAGGATTTCTTTAAACAAGGCAGTGTGCACACGGAATATGGTGCCGAAATTGCATCACGGATCAGTGATATTCGGGACAGTGGTCCTAGTATTGAAAACATCGGTAATCCAACAGAACATGATCAGAAACCAAGGCTAATTGGTGAGCTCCATGAACAAATAGCGAAGATGAAGGACCATATGAAACAGATTGAGGAGATACATGCGAGAGAAATTGCAATCAAAGACAAGAAGATTGAAAGCTTGGATGAAAGTGTTTTGGTCCTACTGAGTGAAAACAGTAAACTATGGGATCAACTTACGGAGACAGCAGTGCACGAAGTGACGCAAAAATATAGACCCATGAAACCGGAGGAGCAAGAGCATTCTATGATTACCCGTATGAGAGCGAGGATGAGGAAGGACACCCAAAAAGAAGAGTATGAGTATGGATGTAAACGTAAGAGACCCACGTCAGAATTGTCAAAAGTTGATGCAGAAGTCGACCCCAATGGAGTGATCGATGTTGAAAACTTCATCGCAGGGCCGGAAAAGGGACCTTTTAAGACTAAACCGATAAGAAACCTTAGGACAAACACAATGCATCGTCTACTCTCGAGCGAGGAGAAAGCTAAGATTAAGAAAATGTGGGAGGAAGCCTATACTAG GTACCGTTGTGGGATGTTCCGTGTTTGTTGA